The segment CGCCACCGCGCGGGCCCGCAAGCAGCTGGCGGAATTGAGCAAGACCGCCTGATCAGGCCGTCTCGCCCAGCAGACGCCGCGCCATGCGGATGGCCGCGCGCATGCTGGCGGGGTCGGCCGTGCCGCGGCCCGCGATATCGAAGGCGGTGCCGTGGTCGGGGCTGGTGCGTATGAAGGGCAGGCCGAGCGTGATGTTCACGCCCTTCTCCAATCCCAGATATTTGACCGGGATGAGCCCCTGATCGTGGATCATGGACACCACCAGGTCGAACTCGCCCGGGCGCTGCGCGCTGGCACGGGCGCGCATGAAGACGGTGTCGGGCGCATAGGGCCCGCTCACCGCCAGCCCCTCGGCCCGCGCCTGCGCGATGGCGGGCGCGATGATGTCGATCTCCTCGCGCCCGAACAGGCCGCCCTCGCCCGCATGCGGGTTCAGGCCCGCCACCGCGATGCGCGGCTGCGCGATGCCGAAGCGGCGCAGGGCCGCCGCACTGATGCGCAGGGTCTGCAGCACGCGCTCGACGCTCAGGGCCTCGATCGCCTCGCGCAGCGCCATATGGATGGTCACCAGCACCACGCGCAGCTCCTCATTGGCCAGCATCATGCGCACCGGCGGCGGTGCAGCGCCCGGCGCAGCGGCCAGGGCCTGCAGCATCTCGGTGTGGCCGGGATAGTCCACACCCGCGGCATGCAGGGCTTCCTTGTGGATGGGGGCGGTCACCAGGCCCGCGGCCTGGCCGGCCTGGATGGCGGCCACGGCGGCCGTGATGCAGGCGGCCGCCGCCGCGCCGGCGCGCGCATCGATGCGCCCCTGGCCGGCGTCCAGCAGATCAGCGGGCAGGCCGGCGGGCTGCCAGACCGGCACGCAGTCCGGCGGCACCCCGGCCAGCTCGGCCAGGCTGTCCAGCCGGGCCAGCGGCAGATTCAGGCCGCGCTGGCGCAGGGCGCGGCGCAGCACGCCGGCGTCACCCACCAGACAGAGCTGCTCGCGCCGCGCATCGGCCACCCAGGCGGCCACCGCAATCTCGGGGCCGATGCCGCAGGCATCGCCCATGGTGAGCAGCAGGGGCAGGCCGGCGGCCGCGGCAGGGCGCATTTCATTCATGCGCCGATTGTTCCACGCGGCTTTCGGCCCGGGAAAAACGTGCTTCGTCGCATGGCCGCGCTGCGCCCCCGCGCGCATGCCACACTGCCCGCGGCCGCATCCGGCCCACCCACACAGGTCGCCCATCCGTAGCGACCACCACAGGAGGAGATTTCATGCCCAGAAGCAGTTCGTCCCCCCTTTCCCGCGCGACGCTGGCCCCGCTGCTGCTGGCCCTGGCCGCCGCCCTGGTCGGCGCCAGCCCCGCGGTGTCGGCCGCCACCGTCCCCCTCGGCAAGCAGGCCGCGCAAAGCCCCGAAGCCCGGCGCCTGCACGCGCTCTTCGCCGAAGCCTGGGAAGACGGCGCGCGCCGCGCTCCCGAATGGGCCACCTACCGGGGCGACCACCGCTATGGTGACAAGCTCAGCGACCGCAGCCCCGCCGCCGAGGCCGCCGCCCGCGCCCAGCGCCAGCGCTACGAGCAGCGCCTGCGCGCCATCCCGCGCGAGCGCCTGAACACCCAGGACCGGGTCTCCTATGACATGTTCCTGCGCGATCTGCGTGAAGACCAGGAGCTGGATCGCTACGAGGGCTACCGCAGCCTGAGCATCGGCTCGCTCTGGGGCTTCCACACCGGCCTGGCCAATCTGATGCGCCAGAGCCCGGCGCGCAGCGAGCAGGACCTGCGCAACATCCTGGCGCGCTTTGCCGCCTACCCCAAGCGGGTGGACCAGGAGCTGGCCCGGCTGGAGCGTGGCATGCAGCTGGGCTGGGTCAGCAGCCGCCCGGTGCTGGAGCGCGCCCTGCAGCAGCTGGACACCCAGCTCACGGCCGACGTGAACCGCAGCCCCTTCTACGAGCCCTTCAGCCGCAGCGGCAAGGAGCTGCCCGAGGCCACGCTCAGCGCCCTGCAGGTCCAGGCCCAGGAGGCGCTGCGCAGCCAGGTCTACCCGGCCATGCAGAAGCTGTCCGGCTTCCTGCGCGAGCGCTACCTCCCCCAGGCGCCGGCGGACGGCGCCTACCAGCACTACCCGCAGGGCCGCGAGGTCTACGCCGCCCTGGTACGGCTGCACACGACCACGAACATCAGTGCCGACGAGGTGCATGAGATCGGGCTGGCCCAGGTCAAGCGCCTGCGCGCCGAGATGGAGGCGGTGCGCGAGCAGGCTGGCTTCAAGGGCAGCCTGAGCGAGTTCATGGAAGCCATCAAGAACGACCCCGCCCAGTACTACCCCGATGGCGAGAGCCTGCTGGCCGGCTACCGCGAGATTGCCAAGCGCATCGACCCCGAGCTGCCCCGCCTCTTTGCCGAGCTGCCCCGCGCACCCTACGGCGTGCGTGCCATGCCCGCCTATATGGGCCCCGGTGCGGCCGAGAACTACAACCGCCCCGAGCAGGGCGGGCGCAGCGCCGGCTGGTTCAATGCCAATGCCCTGGCCTTCAAGCGCAAGCCCAAATGGGCCATGGAGACCCTGGTGGCCCACGAAGCCATGCCGGGCCATCATCTGCAAGGCGCGCGGGCGGCCGAACTCGGCGAGCTGCCCCAGTTCCGCCGCGACAGCTTCATCACCGCCTACGGCGAGGGCTGGGCCCTCTATGCCGAAACCCTGGGCGGCGAGCTGGGCCTGTACCAGACGCCCTACAGCCGCTTTGGCCATCTGCAGGCCCAGATGCTGCGCGCCACCCGCCTGGTGGTGGACACCGGCCTGCATGCCAAGGGCTGGAGCCGCCAGCAGGCCATCGACTACATGCTGGAGCAAGGTGGCGAAGACCCGGTCTTCATCGCCTCCGAGGTGGACCGCTACTACTCCAACCCCGGCCAGGCCCTGGCCTACATGATGGGCAAGCTGCGCATCGAGGCCCTGCGCGACCGTGCCCGCCAGGCGCTGGGCGAGCGCTTTGCGCTGCGCGACTTCCATATGGTGGTGCTGGACCAGGGGGCCGTGCCCCTGGACGTGCTGGAGCGGCGCGTGGACGAGTGGGTGGCCGAGCAGCTCAAGCCGGCGCACCCGCGCTCCAGAGGGCTCGTGCAAAACTAGCGGACGGGTCGTTCGGGCCCGCCCATAACGGCCGAGGCCGCCGGCACGGCCCCACAGGAGGAGTGATTTCATGTCCCACTGTCATCCTTCCCCCATGGCGCGTACCGCGCTGTCCCGGCTGCTGCTGGCCCTCAGCGCATGCGCCCTGACGGCCACGGCCGATGCAATGCCACCGCCCCAATCCGGCACCTCCGTGCAGGCGCGCAGCCTCGAGGCCCGGCGCCTGCACGCTCTGCTCGCCGAAGCCTGGGAGGACGGCGCCCGCCGTTATCCCGAGTTGGCCACTTTTCGTGGGGATCATCGTTTCGGGGACAAGCTCAGCGATGTCAGCCCAGAGGCCGAGGCTGCTGCCCGATCCCTACGCCAGCGCTACGAGCAGCGCCTGCGGACCATCCCACGGGGGCGCCTGAACGCCCAGGACCGAGTCTCATACGACATGTTCCTGCGCAGTCTGCGCGAGGAAGAAGAGCTGGATCGCTACAAGGGCTATCGCAGCATGAGCATAGGCTCCCACTGGGGCTTTCAAACCCTGCTGGCAGAGTTGCTGAGCGAGAGTCCGGCCCGCAGCGAACAGGATCTGCGCCGCATCCTCGCGCGCTTCGCGGCCTACCCAATGCGGGTAGACCAGGAGCTCGCCCGACTGGAGCGCGGAATGCAGCTGGGCTGGATCTCCAGCCGTCCGGTGCTGGAGCGCGCGCTGGAGCAGCTGGACGAGCAACTCACCGCTGAACTCACGAGCAGCCCCTTCTACGAACCTTTCCAGCGCAGCGGTAAGGAGCTGCCCGAGTCCACGCTCAGCCTCCTGCAAATGCAGGCCCAGGACGCGGTGCGTAGCCAGATCTACCCAGCCATGCGGAAGCTCTCCCGCTATCTGCGCGAGCGCTATCTGCCTCTGGCGCCGACGGATGGCGCCTACCAGCAATACCCCCAGGGCCGAGAGGTCTACGCCGCCCTGGTGCACCAGCAAACCACCACGACGCTGAGCCCGGACGAGGTGCACGAGATCGGCCTGGCCCAGGTCAAGCGCCTGCGCGCCGAGATGGAGGCGGTGCGCGAGCAGGCCGGCTTCAAGGGCACTCTGAGCGAGTTCATGGCGGCCATCAAGAACGACCCCGCCCAGTACTACCCCGATGGCGAGAGCCTGCTGGCTGGCTACCGCGAGATTGCCAAGCGCATCGACCCCGAGCTGCCCCGCCTCTTTGCCGAGCTGCCCCGTGCGCCCTACGGCGTGCGCGCCATGCCCGCCTATTTGGGCCCCGGCGCGGCCGAAAGCTATAGCCCCCCCGGGCAGAGTGGGTACAGCGCCGGCTGGTTCAACGCCAATGCCCTGGCCTTCAGGAACAAGCCCAAATGGGCCATGGAGGCCCTGGTGGCGCACGAGGCCATGCCCGGCCACCATCTGCAAGGCGCGCGTGCAGCCGAGCTGAACGATCTACCGGCGTTGCGTCGCCACACCTTCATCACCGCCTACGGCGAGGGCTGGGCCCTCTATGCCGAGACCCTTGGCGAGGAACTGGGCCTGTACCGCACGCCCTACAGCCGTTTCGGCTATTTGCAGGGCCAGATGCTGCGCGCCACCCGCCTGGTGGTCGACACCGGCCTGCATGCCAAGGGCTGGAGCCGCCAGCAGGCCATCGACTACATGATCGAGCAAGGTGGCGAGGACCCGGTCTATATCGCAGCCGAGGTAGACCGCTATTACTCCATCCCCGGCCAGGCTCTGGCCTACATGATGGGCAAGCTGCGCATCGAGGCCCTGCGCGACCGCGCCCGCCAGACCCTGGGCGAGCGCTTTGCGCTGCGCGACTTCCATATGGTGGTGCTGGACCAGGGGGCGGTGCCCCTGGACGTGCTGGAACGGCGCGTGGACGAGTGGGTGGCCGGGCAGCTCAAGCCGGGTTCGGCACTTCGATGAACTGCTGGCGCAGGCCCGGGAAGTCCTGGGCCAGGCGCGCGCCCAGGGCCTGCACCCCATAGCGCTCGGTGGCGTGGTGACCGGCCGCCACATAGGCCACGCCGGTCTCGGCCGCGTAGTGGGCCTGGGGCTCGGAGATCTCGCCGGTCACGAAGACATCGGCCCCGGCCGCGATCGCCGCCTCGAAAAAGCCCTGGGCCCCGCCGGTGCACCAGGCCACGCGGCGCAACGCCCGGCCGTCGCCCGGCACGGCCAGCACCTCGCGGCCCAGGCGCTGGCGCAGCTGCGCGCTGAATTCGTCCAGCGAGGCCGGTGCCGGCAGCGGGCCGGCAAAGCCCAGGTCCTGCTCGCCAAAGCGTGCATCGGCCTGCCAGCCCAGCAGGCGGCCGAGCTGCGCGTTATTGCCCAGCTCGGCGTGCGCGTCCAGCGGCAGGTGGTAGGCGAAGAGATTGATATCGTGCTGCAGCAGACGCTGCAGGCGCTGCTTCATCCAGCCGGTGATGCGCCCGTCCTGGCCGCGCCAGAACAGGCCGTGGTGCACCAGGATGGCATCGGCCCCGGCGGCAATGGCCGCCTCGATCAGGGCCAGGCTGGCGGTCACGCCACAGACCACATGCGCAATCTCGTCGCGGCCCTGCACCTGCAGACCGTTCGGCCCATAATCCTTGAACCGCCCCACATCCAGCAGCTGATTCAGATGGCGATCGATGTCTTGGCGATGGGGCATGGTGGTGAGAGGCGCTAGCGGTGCGAAGAATTTGGCTGATTTTCTCCCAGGCTGTGACGGTGATCCTGGCCGGGCTGTTCGTGGTGGCCACGCTCAAGCCGCAATGGCTGCCACGGGGCGAGCGCGCGGCCGCCACCCTGATCAGCCTGCCCGCCCTGCCACCGGCGACGCAGGCCGCAGCCGCGCCCGCGGGCGGTTTCCGCCAGGCCGCCCTGCTGGCCTCGCCGGCCGTGGTCAGCATCACCGCCAGCAAGGCGCCGTCGCGGCGCGCTCGCCAGGCCGATGACCCCTGGCTGCGCTTTCACCGCGGCCTGCGCCAGCAGCGCGAGCGCGAGAGCGAAGACGGCGAGAACACGCCCTTCGGCCTGGGCTCGGGCGTGATCGTCAGCCCCGAGGGCTATCTGCTCACCAACAGCCATGTGGTCAATGGCGCGGCCGAGATCGAGGTGCAGCTGGCGGACGGCCGCCAGGCCAAGGCCACCCTGGTGGGCAACGATCCCGAGACCGATGTGGCCGTGCTCAAGATCGCGCTGGACAAGCTGCCCGTGATCGCCCTGGGCAATGAGCAGGACCTGCAGGTGGGCGATCTCGTGCTGGCCATCGGCAACCCGTTCGGCGTCGGCCAGACGGTGACGAGCGGCATCGTCTCGGCGCTGGCGCGCAACCAGGTGCGCTCCGGCGACTTCGGCTTCTTCATCCAGACGGATGCCTCGATCAATCCCGGCAATTCCGGCGGCGGCCTCATCAACATGAACGGCGAGCTGATCGGCATCAACACCGCCATCTTCTCGCGCGGCGGCGGCAGCCTGGGCATCGGCTTTGCCATTCCCGTGGGCACGGCGCGCCAGGTGATGCAGGCCCTGGTGGCCGAGGGCCAGGTGGCGCGTGGCTGGATCGGCGTGCAGACGCGCGAGCTCACGCCCGAATTCGTCGAGGCCTTCAAGCTCAGCACGCAGGAAGGCGTGCTGGTCAGCGGCGTGGTGCTGAATGCGCCGGCGGCCAAGGCCGGCATCAAGCCCGGCGATGTGGTGACCCGGGTGGCCGGCGCGCCGGTGAACAGCCCCCGCCAGCTGCTGGCCGCGGTGGCGGCGCTCAAGCCGCAAAGCCAGGCGGCCATTGCGGTGCAGCGCGGCACGCAGGCACTGGAGTTCCAGCTGCAGGTGGCCCAGCGCCCGCCGCCCCAGGAGTGATGAGGGGCGGCGCGGCCGCCCGGCTTCAGGCCTGGCCGGACGACCCGGCGCTCTCTTCCTCGGGCGCCTTGGAGTAGCGCATGAACAGGCCCGCGGCCCAGATGCCCACCTCATAGAGCAGGCACATGGGAATGGCCAGGGCCAGCTGCGAGACCACGTCGGGCGGCGTGACCACGGCCGCGATCACGAAGGCGATCACGATGAAGTAGCCGCGGAATTCGCGCAGCTTGGCCACCGTGACCAGGCCCATGCGGGCCAGCACGACCACCACCACCGGCACCTCGAAGGCGGCGCCGAAGGCGATGAACATATTGATCACAAAGCCCAGGTAGGCCTCGATATCCGGCGCGGCCGTGATGCTCTTGGGCGCAAAGCCCTGGATGAAGGCAAAGACCTTGCCGAACACGAAGAAGTAGCAGAAGGCCACGCCCAGGAAGAACAGCAAGGTGCTGGACACCACCAGGGGCAGGATCAGACGCTTCTCGTGCGAGTACAGACCCGGCGCCACAAAGGCCCAGATCTGGTACAGCACCACGGGCAGGGCCAGGAAGAAGGCGGCCAGCAGGGTGATCTTCAGCGGCACCAGAAAGGGCGAGATCACATTGGTGGCGATCATGGTCGAGCCCTGGGGCAGGTGCGAGACCAGGGGCGCGGCCAGCAGATCGTAGAGCGGGCCCGGGCCGGGATACAGGGCCAGCACGCCAAAGCACACAGCGATGGCGATGACGGCGCGGATCAGGCGGTCACGCAGCTCGATCAGGTGGGAGACGAAGGGCTGCTCGGTGCCGGCCAGTTCGTCCTCGGTCTTGTTGGGGTCGCTCATGGGAAGGGACGGCGGGGCGGACGAAAGCGCGCCACGCGAGCGGCACCGGATTGCACATGACGGCGGACGCCCTCACGCTGCTTGTACCACTGGGGAGTGGCGCCGCGCTTGAGGCGCCAGTTCTTCTTGGGCGGCTGGTAGGCCGGCACGCCGGGCGGCGGCGCCAGGGCGCTGCTGCTCTCATAAGCGCTGTCCAGGCCCGAGGTCGCCTCGGACCAGCTCTGCTCGAAGGCCTGGTTGGTCTCGTTGAATTCCTTGTGAACCGTCTGCTCCATGTCGCGGGCGGCATCCTCGACATGGGTCTTCATCTTCTTGAGCTCTTCGAGCTCGATGGAGCGGTTCACCTCGGCCTTGACGTCGGCCACATAGCGCTGGGCCTTGCCCAGCAGATGGCCCACGGTGCGCGCCACGCGCGGCAGGCGCTCAGGGCCGATCACGATCAGCGCCACGGCGCCAATCAGGGCCAGCTTGTCGAAGCCGAAATCAATCATTCAGGGGCGCCGCGTGCAGCGGACGTCAAGAGGGCTGGCGGGCTCAGGACTTGGTCTTGGCCTCGACGTCAACGGTATTCGGGTCATGGGCCTTGTTGGCCGTGACCTGCTGCGAGGGCGCAGCCGCGGCCTCGCCGCCATTGCCACCGTCCTTGATGCCGTCCTTGAAACCCTTGACGGCGGCACCCAGATCGGAGCCCACATTCTTGAGCTTCTTGGTACCAAAGATCAGCACCACCACAGCCAGCACGATGAGCCAGTGCCAAATGCTGAATGAACCCATAGTCATCTCCTGGAAACAAGACCGCCATTCTAGGGGGCCTGCATGACAATTCTTCGCCGGGGCTTTTGCGGGCCCCGGAGTTCAGGGCCGCGCTCGGTCCCCCCAGCCCCGCCCTGCAAGACAGGGCTGGTCCTTCGCCGAGCGTCGGTCGGTCCTCAGGACCGACCTCGGTCCCGGCTCAGCCCTTTGCCCAGGGGCGCGGACCGCCCATGACGTGCATATGCAGGTGATACACCTCCTGCCCGCCGTCGGGGCCGGTGTTGATCACGGTGCGAAAGCCATTGCTCACGCCCAGCTCCTTCATCAGGCGCGGCGCCAGCACGGCCATGCGGCCCATCAGCTCGGCATGTTCGGGCTGCAGCTCGGCCATGCTGGCAATGTGCAGCTTGGGAATCAGCAGGATGTGCACCGGCGCCCAGGGGTGGATGTCGTGGAAGCCGAGGATGTGCTCATCCTCATAGACCTTCTTGGCCGGGATCTGACCGGCGATGATCTTGCAGAAGATGCAGTTGGGATCGTGGCTCATTGAATGGCTTGGTTGGCGTTCAGGGTGGTCCAGCCGCGCACGATGCGGTAGAGGAACCAGATCGAGATCAGGCACCAGGCGATCCAGCCCGGCAGCAGAAAGAGCAGCCACAGCGGCGCAGTGAGCGCATAGGCCAGGCCGGCGAAGAGCACGCTGCGCAGGCGCCAGCGGAAGTGGCTGGCCTGCCAGCTGCCCTGGGCATCGCCGCGCTTGACCAGATCGATCAGCACCGCCACCAGCAGGAGCAGCACGCTCACCTGCATGCCCGGCAGCAGGGCGCCCAGGGCCACGATGGTGTGCAGCACATAGCTGACAATGCCCACGGCGCGCAGGTTCTGCGCCCGCGCCGGGTCCAGCACCACGGTCTCGACGGTCTGGTTCATGATGGGCCTCAGCCTCCGCGATTCTCGGGCCGCTGGGCAAATTCCTGCAGACCCGACAGGCCTTCGCGCCGCGCCAGCTCGCGGATCACATCGGCCGGCGTCAGGCCGAACTGCGCCAGCGCGATCATCGAGTGGAACCACAGATCGGCGGTTTCATAGACGATCTTCTGCGCGTCGCCGTCCTTGGCGGCCATCACCAGCTCGGTGGCTTCCTCGCCCACCTTCTTGAGAATGGCGTCGGTGCCCTTGCTGAAGAGCTTGGCCACATAGCTGGCCGCGGCATCACCGCCAGCGGCGGGCTTGCGCGATTCGATGACGGCGGCCACGCGGGCCAGCACGTCCTGGCTGTCGAGTTGGGTCATTTGTAGATGCGCTCCGGGTCCTTGAGCACGGGCTCCACGGTCTGCCAGGCGCCGTTCTCATAGCGCTGGAAGAAGCAGCTGTGGCGGCCGGTGTGGCAGGCGATGCCGGGCTCGTGCCCCTGCTGGGTGATCTTGAGCAGGACCACATCGTTGTCGCAGTCCAGGCGCAT is part of the Shinella sp. XGS7 genome and harbors:
- the pdxA gene encoding 4-hydroxythreonine-4-phosphate dehydrogenase PdxA → MNEMRPAAAAGLPLLLTMGDACGIGPEIAVAAWVADARREQLCLVGDAGVLRRALRQRGLNLPLARLDSLAELAGVPPDCVPVWQPAGLPADLLDAGQGRIDARAGAAAAACITAAVAAIQAGQAAGLVTAPIHKEALHAAGVDYPGHTEMLQALAAAPGAAPPPVRMMLANEELRVVLVTIHMALREAIEALSVERVLQTLRISAAALRRFGIAQPRIAVAGLNPHAGEGGLFGREEIDIIAPAIAQARAEGLAVSGPYAPDTVFMRARASAQRPGEFDLVVSMIHDQGLIPVKYLGLEKGVNITLGLPFIRTSPDHGTAFDIAGRGTADPASMRAAIRMARRLLGETA
- a CDS encoding DUF885 family protein, with protein sequence MPRSSSSPLSRATLAPLLLALAAALVGASPAVSAATVPLGKQAAQSPEARRLHALFAEAWEDGARRAPEWATYRGDHRYGDKLSDRSPAAEAAARAQRQRYEQRLRAIPRERLNTQDRVSYDMFLRDLREDQELDRYEGYRSLSIGSLWGFHTGLANLMRQSPARSEQDLRNILARFAAYPKRVDQELARLERGMQLGWVSSRPVLERALQQLDTQLTADVNRSPFYEPFSRSGKELPEATLSALQVQAQEALRSQVYPAMQKLSGFLRERYLPQAPADGAYQHYPQGREVYAALVRLHTTTNISADEVHEIGLAQVKRLRAEMEAVREQAGFKGSLSEFMEAIKNDPAQYYPDGESLLAGYREIAKRIDPELPRLFAELPRAPYGVRAMPAYMGPGAAENYNRPEQGGRSAGWFNANALAFKRKPKWAMETLVAHEAMPGHHLQGARAAELGELPQFRRDSFITAYGEGWALYAETLGGELGLYQTPYSRFGHLQAQMLRATRLVVDTGLHAKGWSRQQAIDYMLEQGGEDPVFIASEVDRYYSNPGQALAYMMGKLRIEALRDRARQALGERFALRDFHMVVLDQGAVPLDVLERRVDEWVAEQLKPAHPRSRGLVQN
- a CDS encoding DUF885 family protein; translation: MSHCHPSPMARTALSRLLLALSACALTATADAMPPPQSGTSVQARSLEARRLHALLAEAWEDGARRYPELATFRGDHRFGDKLSDVSPEAEAAARSLRQRYEQRLRTIPRGRLNAQDRVSYDMFLRSLREEEELDRYKGYRSMSIGSHWGFQTLLAELLSESPARSEQDLRRILARFAAYPMRVDQELARLERGMQLGWISSRPVLERALEQLDEQLTAELTSSPFYEPFQRSGKELPESTLSLLQMQAQDAVRSQIYPAMRKLSRYLRERYLPLAPTDGAYQQYPQGREVYAALVHQQTTTTLSPDEVHEIGLAQVKRLRAEMEAVREQAGFKGTLSEFMAAIKNDPAQYYPDGESLLAGYREIAKRIDPELPRLFAELPRAPYGVRAMPAYLGPGAAESYSPPGQSGYSAGWFNANALAFRNKPKWAMEALVAHEAMPGHHLQGARAAELNDLPALRRHTFITAYGEGWALYAETLGEELGLYRTPYSRFGYLQGQMLRATRLVVDTGLHAKGWSRQQAIDYMIEQGGEDPVYIAAEVDRYYSIPGQALAYMMGKLRIEALRDRARQTLGERFALRDFHMVVLDQGAVPLDVLERRVDEWVAGQLKPGSALR
- a CDS encoding Nif3-like dinuclear metal center hexameric protein; translation: MPHRQDIDRHLNQLLDVGRFKDYGPNGLQVQGRDEIAHVVCGVTASLALIEAAIAAGADAILVHHGLFWRGQDGRITGWMKQRLQRLLQHDINLFAYHLPLDAHAELGNNAQLGRLLGWQADARFGEQDLGFAGPLPAPASLDEFSAQLRQRLGREVLAVPGDGRALRRVAWCTGGAQGFFEAAIAAGADVFVTGEISEPQAHYAAETGVAYVAAGHHATERYGVQALGARLAQDFPGLRQQFIEVPNPA
- a CDS encoding S1C family serine protease — encoded protein: MTVILAGLFVVATLKPQWLPRGERAAATLISLPALPPATQAAAAPAGGFRQAALLASPAVVSITASKAPSRRARQADDPWLRFHRGLRQQRERESEDGENTPFGLGSGVIVSPEGYLLTNSHVVNGAAEIEVQLADGRQAKATLVGNDPETDVAVLKIALDKLPVIALGNEQDLQVGDLVLAIGNPFGVGQTVTSGIVSALARNQVRSGDFGFFIQTDASINPGNSGGGLINMNGELIGINTAIFSRGGGSLGIGFAIPVGTARQVMQALVAEGQVARGWIGVQTRELTPEFVEAFKLSTQEGVLVSGVVLNAPAAKAGIKPGDVVTRVAGAPVNSPRQLLAAVAALKPQSQAAIAVQRGTQALEFQLQVAQRPPPQE
- the tatC gene encoding twin-arginine translocase subunit TatC; amino-acid sequence: MSDPNKTEDELAGTEQPFVSHLIELRDRLIRAVIAIAVCFGVLALYPGPGPLYDLLAAPLVSHLPQGSTMIATNVISPFLVPLKITLLAAFFLALPVVLYQIWAFVAPGLYSHEKRLILPLVVSSTLLFFLGVAFCYFFVFGKVFAFIQGFAPKSITAAPDIEAYLGFVINMFIAFGAAFEVPVVVVVLARMGLVTVAKLREFRGYFIVIAFVIAAVVTPPDVVSQLALAIPMCLLYEVGIWAAGLFMRYSKAPEEESAGSSGQA
- the tatB gene encoding Sec-independent protein translocase protein TatB, producing MIDFGFDKLALIGAVALIVIGPERLPRVARTVGHLLGKAQRYVADVKAEVNRSIELEELKKMKTHVEDAARDMEQTVHKEFNETNQAFEQSWSEATSGLDSAYESSSALAPPPGVPAYQPPKKNWRLKRGATPQWYKQREGVRRHVQSGAARVARFRPPRRPFP
- the tatA gene encoding Sec-independent protein translocase subunit TatA, with product MGSFSIWHWLIVLAVVVLIFGTKKLKNVGSDLGAAVKGFKDGIKDGGNGGEAAAAPSQQVTANKAHDPNTVDVEAKTKS
- a CDS encoding histidine triad nucleotide-binding protein; translated protein: MSHDPNCIFCKIIAGQIPAKKVYEDEHILGFHDIHPWAPVHILLIPKLHIASMAELQPEHAELMGRMAVLAPRLMKELGVSNGFRTVINTGPDGGQEVYHLHMHVMGGPRPWAKG
- a CDS encoding phosphoribosyl-ATP diphosphatase, giving the protein MTQLDSQDVLARVAAVIESRKPAAGGDAAASYVAKLFSKGTDAILKKVGEEATELVMAAKDGDAQKIVYETADLWFHSMIALAQFGLTPADVIRELARREGLSGLQEFAQRPENRGG